The proteins below are encoded in one region of Pseudomonas entomophila L48:
- a CDS encoding DUF2796 domain-containing protein, whose protein sequence is MRRLLLALPFALLPLAVAHAHDDHDHDTLGAHEHGVAKLNVVLDGNTLELGLDSPAMNLVGFEHVASTDADKAKVAVARQQLEQPLKLFGLAQAAGCTEENQELESPLFEATDKQAQGHQHADIEAHYQLTCANPDKLTRIDLAPLFKTFPQTQKVNVQLIGPNGQKGAEATPAKAVVVF, encoded by the coding sequence CCGTGGCCCATGCCCACGACGACCATGACCACGATACCCTTGGCGCCCACGAGCACGGCGTGGCCAAGCTCAACGTGGTGCTCGACGGCAACACCCTCGAACTGGGGCTGGACAGCCCGGCGATGAACCTGGTGGGCTTCGAGCACGTCGCCAGCACCGATGCCGACAAGGCCAAGGTCGCCGTTGCCCGCCAGCAGCTGGAACAACCGCTGAAGCTGTTCGGCCTGGCCCAGGCCGCCGGCTGCACGGAAGAGAACCAAGAGCTGGAGAGCCCGCTGTTCGAGGCCACCGACAAACAGGCCCAAGGTCACCAGCACGCCGACATCGAGGCCCATTACCAACTGACGTGCGCCAACCCCGACAAACTCACCCGCATCGACCTCGCGCCGCTGTTCAAGACCTTCCCGCAAACCCAGAAGGTCAACGTGCAACTGATCGGCCCGAACGGCCAGAAAGGCGCGGAAGCGACGCCCGCCAAGGCCGTGGTCGTATTCTGA